In Thiovibrio frasassiensis, one DNA window encodes the following:
- a CDS encoding acetyl-CoA carboxylase carboxyl transferase subunit alpha/beta, whose translation MEDLRKRLLKTEERTNYLSQIKDGVEWGNLSGLREKFVTLRDRFYDYTEEELSKEIGLLEESLCFLEARCEETLTSMDRVRIVRNPHRFSLKDILENVYEDYTELGGAEEVSIDPSMVAARASIMRRVKNKSVMQQVMVIGHEKGHGEEYRNGGCSKPWGNEKALRYMRVAETEGIPIHFYIFTPGSFPVEDYPGAGQQIARNLYAMAKLRVPMISVTSEGGSGGAEAVGMADVRLMFSHGYYSVISPEGAAAIEGKIREGEKMPKELVEACAENLHITAAENLKLGTIDRIVYEPPLGAKRDDFGFFRQLKSEIIRATDEVVLKTKSLRAFRAYELTMKKAGDQVVEEPHIEISWDLNEDEVKRLLSYRSKKYRAMSCKAYSEEGSACSAFCQKAKKSIAKLYYSFRYDLLKSQQKQVKKVFQDVSGEGSVLLKQVSSPITAAYDFIARKPGVRPGKPPAAASGSGEDPIEFGDVYTSPLANEDRTVTCPNTEKQGCKDLWVPDLYGEFGGVCENCGHHFPLEYQWYLKHLFDPDSIREFNSGVCAGNPLVYPGFEKRLQAAIAKTGRKSGIITFDARVMGVDLVVAMLYSDFRNGTVGAAEGEKFVRACESAKLKRRPLLSYVHTTGGIRIHEGTLGVVQMPKCTMAVREYIDSGGLYIVVYDNNSYAGPVASFLGCSPYQFAIRSSRVGFAGPRVIRDTTGEDIPPDYHNARNALQRGHIQGIWDRREFRRNLHKSLLTMGGGNLYYR comes from the coding sequence ATGGAAGATTTACGAAAGCGGCTGCTTAAGACGGAAGAACGCACCAACTACCTGAGTCAGATCAAGGATGGTGTTGAGTGGGGGAATCTCTCCGGCCTGCGTGAAAAATTTGTCACTCTGCGGGACAGGTTCTATGACTACACGGAAGAGGAGTTGTCCAAGGAGATCGGACTGTTAGAGGAGTCTCTCTGCTTTCTGGAAGCCCGCTGCGAAGAGACCCTGACCTCCATGGATCGGGTGCGCATTGTCCGGAACCCGCACCGCTTTTCCCTGAAAGACATCCTTGAGAATGTCTATGAGGATTACACCGAACTTGGCGGCGCCGAGGAGGTCAGCATCGATCCCTCCATGGTCGCGGCCCGGGCGAGTATCATGCGGCGGGTGAAAAACAAGTCGGTCATGCAGCAGGTCATGGTCATCGGCCACGAGAAGGGGCATGGCGAGGAATACCGTAACGGCGGTTGTTCCAAGCCCTGGGGCAACGAAAAGGCCCTCCGCTACATGCGGGTGGCCGAGACCGAAGGCATCCCCATCCATTTTTATATCTTCACCCCCGGCTCTTTTCCGGTGGAGGATTATCCCGGCGCCGGCCAGCAGATTGCGCGGAATCTCTACGCCATGGCCAAGCTGCGGGTGCCGATGATTTCCGTTACCTCGGAAGGCGGTTCCGGCGGGGCCGAGGCGGTGGGCATGGCCGATGTTCGGCTGATGTTTTCCCATGGCTACTACTCGGTTATCTCCCCGGAAGGTGCGGCAGCCATCGAAGGCAAGATCCGCGAGGGCGAGAAGATGCCCAAGGAACTGGTGGAGGCCTGTGCCGAAAATCTGCACATTACCGCGGCGGAAAACCTCAAGCTCGGAACCATCGACCGGATTGTCTACGAGCCGCCCCTGGGGGCAAAACGGGACGATTTCGGCTTTTTCCGACAGCTCAAGAGCGAGATCATCCGGGCCACCGACGAGGTGGTTTTGAAAACCAAGAGCCTCAGGGCTTTTCGTGCCTATGAATTGACGATGAAGAAGGCGGGGGATCAGGTTGTTGAAGAACCCCATATCGAGATTTCCTGGGATCTCAACGAGGATGAAGTCAAGCGGCTGCTCAGCTACCGCTCGAAGAAATACCGGGCCATGTCCTGTAAGGCTTATTCCGAAGAGGGCTCGGCCTGTTCCGCCTTCTGCCAGAAGGCGAAAAAAAGTATCGCCAAGCTGTACTACAGCTTCCGCTATGATCTGCTGAAGAGTCAGCAGAAGCAGGTGAAAAAGGTGTTCCAGGATGTGTCCGGAGAAGGATCTGTGTTGCTCAAGCAGGTTTCCTCACCGATCACCGCGGCCTATGATTTTATTGCACGAAAACCAGGCGTACGTCCGGGCAAACCTCCGGCCGCAGCCAGCGGTAGCGGTGAAGATCCCATCGAATTCGGAGATGTCTATACCAGTCCGCTGGCCAATGAGGATCGGACGGTGACCTGTCCCAATACCGAAAAACAAGGGTGCAAGGATCTCTGGGTCCCCGACCTCTACGGCGAATTCGGCGGAGTTTGCGAAAATTGCGGGCACCATTTCCCCTTGGAATATCAGTGGTATCTCAAGCATCTCTTTGATCCGGATTCCATTCGGGAGTTCAATTCCGGGGTCTGCGCGGGCAATCCCTTGGTGTATCCGGGTTTTGAAAAGCGATTGCAGGCCGCCATTGCCAAAACAGGGCGGAAAAGTGGTATTATCACCTTCGACGCCAGGGTCATGGGCGTTGATCTGGTGGTGGCCATGCTCTACAGCGATTTTCGAAACGGGACCGTAGGCGCCGCCGAAGGCGAAAAATTCGTGCGCGCCTGTGAATCGGCCAAGCTGAAGCGGCGGCCCCTGCTTTCCTATGTGCACACCACCGGCGGCATCCGCATCCACGAGGGAACTCTGGGTGTGGTGCAAATGCCCAAGTGTACCATGGCGGTGCGGGAATACATCGACTCCGGTGGCTTGTATATTGTGGTGTACGATAACAATTCCTACGCCGGTCCGGTGGCGAGTTTTCTCGGCTGTTCACCGTATCAGTTTGCCATCCGCTCAAGCCGGGTTGGGTTTGCCGGGCCTCGGGTTATCCGCGATACCACAGGTGAGGACATTCCGCCCGATTACCATAACGCCCGCAACGCTTTGCAGCGTGGCCATATCCAAGGTATCTGGGATCGTCGGGAGTTCCGGCGTAACCTGCATAAGTCCCTGCTGACCATGGGCGGCGGTAATCTGTACTACAGGTGA
- a CDS encoding biotin carboxylase N-terminal domain-containing protein, whose protein sequence is MKDKVLIANRGEIALRIMEACKDLGLDYTVIYTAADEESEHVRRNLDSQSNIRRAWRVSAYTDPNDILSVADHTNCTAIHPGYGFFSEDFRFARRVTIRNRPLTFIGPKWEVVKDLGDKINTKRVANRLGIPTIPGTDGPIYNEMEAEDIALHLLETQDGEKIKNPSILVKAAAGGGGMGIEEVYQIEQFRRIYRQVQNYAKRQFGDGGVLIEQRIRDFNHLEVQLVCSRHGERVHFGTRNCTIQSTGRQKRLEAAPGFDNSCFNYDFDGQEVLDKVVEYSLKLAAHVRYDNVGTWEWIVTRDGQPYLLEVNTRIQVENDVSARVSYINNKHPNLIREQIRLALGDKMGYSQKDIASRGASIEFRIVAEDTARGFAPWIGTISRFSYPKYDWSAVYSHVPTDRSYAIPSEYDPNLALALVWGDTMEEAKERGRKFLAEVAIEGSNAAGGQIMTNLPYLQENIARLLTF, encoded by the coding sequence TTGAAAGACAAGGTTTTGATTGCAAATCGGGGCGAGATTGCCCTGCGGATCATGGAGGCCTGTAAGGATCTGGGCCTTGATTATACCGTGATCTATACCGCGGCGGACGAGGAGTCCGAACATGTGCGCCGCAACCTGGACAGCCAGAGCAATATCCGCCGGGCCTGGCGGGTATCCGCCTATACCGATCCCAACGATATTCTTTCCGTGGCGGATCACACCAATTGCACCGCCATCCATCCCGGTTACGGCTTTTTCTCCGAGGACTTCCGTTTTGCCCGGCGGGTCACGATCCGCAACCGGCCCCTGACCTTCATCGGTCCGAAATGGGAGGTGGTCAAGGATCTTGGCGACAAGATCAATACCAAGCGGGTTGCCAACCGTTTGGGAATCCCTACCATTCCCGGGACCGACGGGCCCATCTATAATGAGATGGAGGCCGAGGACATTGCCCTCCATCTCCTGGAAACCCAGGACGGCGAGAAGATCAAGAATCCCTCCATCCTGGTCAAGGCCGCAGCCGGCGGCGGCGGTATGGGCATCGAAGAGGTCTACCAGATCGAGCAGTTCCGCCGCATCTACCGTCAGGTTCAGAACTATGCCAAACGGCAGTTCGGCGATGGCGGGGTGCTCATCGAACAGCGGATCCGCGACTTCAACCATCTTGAGGTGCAGCTGGTCTGCAGCCGGCACGGTGAGCGGGTGCATTTCGGCACCCGGAACTGTACCATCCAGAGCACCGGTCGCCAGAAGCGGCTTGAGGCCGCGCCCGGATTCGACAACTCCTGCTTCAACTACGATTTTGACGGCCAAGAGGTGTTGGACAAGGTCGTTGAATACTCGCTCAAGCTTGCCGCCCATGTTCGCTACGATAATGTCGGCACCTGGGAGTGGATCGTCACCCGGGACGGCCAGCCCTATCTCCTTGAAGTCAACACCCGAATCCAGGTGGAAAACGATGTCTCCGCCCGGGTGAGCTATATCAACAACAAACATCCCAATCTCATCCGCGAGCAGATCAGACTGGCCCTCGGCGACAAGATGGGCTATAGCCAGAAGGATATCGCCTCCCGCGGTGCGAGTATCGAGTTCCGGATCGTCGCGGAAGACACCGCCCGTGGGTTCGCCCCCTGGATCGGGACAATCTCCCGATTTTCCTATCCGAAGTACGATTGGTCTGCAGTATACAGCCATGTGCCCACCGACCGCTCCTATGCGATCCCCAGCGAGTATGATCCCAACCTGGCCTTGGCCCTGGTCTGGGGCGATACCATGGAGGAGGCAAAGGAAAGGGGGCGGAAATTTCTGGCGGAGGTGGCCATCGAAGGCAGCAATGCCGCCGGTGGCCAGATCATGACCAACCTTCCCTATCTTCAAGAAAACATAGCCCGATTGCTCACCTTTTGA